A DNA window from Treponema primitia ZAS-1 contains the following coding sequences:
- a CDS encoding beta strand repeat-containing protein encodes MKTKQITQWRLVSFLAPLLLCVAGCGNPILRDAWITESKPGAEGPLVGVDKAALTAAIAEAETLIAGTASGEDAAAIPLGVHFVTGAEKAAYQAAIDAARAARDDGAALDLATASGVFTAAAAAKTGTKPGPAPILGVTAVSFDGAVYGDAQPEAKPITITNSGTGAAAISAVALSGDGKDDFTLGGSGDAVSAGGSIATRTVQPVAALAAGSYTATITVSYDGGAAATAQVSITVSKAAGGAVGTPGGDSAGTTITATALTVDNDEQEPEYAISTGDTAPDTGWQDSPSFNGLDYGVTYYVYARAGASANYGVGAAVRSAAITVGKLSQEAFGFGAETVSKTYGDGAGAYTATGGSGDGGISYAASGGDGAVSVDAASGAVSFLKAGTGYITATKAGDATYNAVTATLTVTVAKRPLTATATATGRPYNGTTEVTVTITPTNKVGSDEVSITGTGTADNANVGSRTVSISGIDLTGAAAGNYTAPAPASITGVTVTISKAAPVYTAPTTLSAFAGQTLADVALSGGFSWDTDQNPTTTAVGGVGDHTFKAKYTPTDTENYLVVEDIPVSIAVTAKTLAITVSLNLSHEVDLIDFPADGITLSRAGDAKATINATGYTSVKWYVDGDAAVSVDGDSITLNAGDYDVRNHQVTFQGDRDGVTYSKEIGFTVSK; translated from the coding sequence ATGAAAACGAAACAAATCACACAATGGCGCCTGGTATCTTTTTTGGCGCCCTTGCTGCTCTGTGTAGCAGGGTGCGGGAACCCTATCCTGCGGGATGCCTGGATTACTGAATCGAAACCGGGGGCCGAGGGGCCTCTGGTGGGTGTGGACAAGGCCGCCCTTACTGCGGCTATCGCGGAGGCGGAAACCCTGATCGCCGGCACGGCAAGCGGGGAGGACGCTGCGGCGATCCCCCTGGGGGTTCACTTTGTTACGGGCGCGGAAAAGGCGGCGTACCAGGCGGCCATTGACGCTGCTCGGGCGGCGCGGGATGACGGGGCGGCGCTGGACCTTGCCACGGCGAGCGGCGTGTTTACTGCCGCCGCCGCCGCCAAGACCGGGACCAAACCCGGCCCGGCTCCCATCCTGGGGGTGACGGCGGTCAGCTTTGACGGGGCGGTCTATGGCGATGCGCAGCCTGAGGCGAAGCCTATTACGATTACCAATAGCGGGACTGGGGCAGCGGCTATCAGCGCGGTCGCGCTGAGCGGCGACGGGAAGGACGACTTTACGCTGGGCGGTTCCGGGGATGCGGTAAGCGCGGGTGGCAGTATTGCTACGCGGACTGTGCAGCCTGTGGCGGCCCTTGCGGCGGGAAGCTATACGGCGACCATCACCGTGAGCTATGACGGCGGGGCTGCGGCAACGGCGCAGGTGAGTATTACTGTCAGCAAGGCGGCGGGGGGCGCCGTGGGGACGCCGGGCGGGGACAGCGCCGGGACTACTATCACGGCAACGGCGCTTACGGTGGACAACGATGAGCAGGAGCCTGAGTACGCCATAAGTACCGGGGACACTGCGCCGGACACGGGCTGGCAAGATTCGCCCAGCTTTAACGGGCTTGACTACGGCGTTACCTACTATGTGTATGCCCGCGCCGGGGCGAGCGCGAATTATGGTGTGGGCGCGGCAGTGCGAAGCGCGGCAATAACCGTGGGCAAGCTGAGCCAGGAGGCCTTTGGGTTTGGCGCAGAAACGGTGAGTAAAACCTACGGCGACGGCGCCGGCGCCTATACCGCCACCGGTGGGTCGGGGGACGGTGGGATTAGCTATGCGGCAAGCGGGGGCGACGGGGCGGTCAGCGTGGACGCGGCCAGCGGCGCCGTTAGCTTCCTGAAGGCGGGTACGGGGTACATCACCGCCACCAAGGCGGGGGACGCCACCTATAATGCGGTCACCGCAACACTGACGGTGACCGTGGCCAAGCGCCCCCTCACCGCCACGGCAACGGCCACAGGCCGGCCCTACAACGGCACGACAGAGGTGACTGTCACCATCACGCCAACAAACAAGGTGGGTAGTGATGAGGTCTCCATCACGGGGACGGGGACGGCGGACAACGCCAACGTCGGCAGCAGGACTGTCAGCATTTCCGGCATCGACCTGACCGGGGCGGCGGCGGGTAACTATACTGCGCCTGCGCCTGCAAGCATTACCGGCGTTACGGTGACTATCAGCAAGGCGGCGCCTGTTTACACGGCGCCCACCACCCTCAGTGCATTTGCCGGGCAGACCCTGGCGGATGTTGCACTGTCCGGGGGCTTTAGCTGGGACACCGACCAGAACCCGACGACCACCGCGGTGGGCGGCGTGGGGGACCATACCTTTAAGGCGAAGTACACCCCCACGGACACGGAGAATTATCTGGTGGTGGAGGATATCCCGGTGAGTATCGCCGTAACGGCGAAAACCCTCGCCATTACGGTCAGCCTGAACCTGAGCCACGAGGTAGACCTTATCGACTTCCCGGCGGACGGCATCACGCTGTCCAGGGCCGGGGACGCCAAAGCGACCATAAACGCCACAGGATATACCAGCGTGAAGTGGTATGTGGACGGCGATGCGGCCGTCAGCGTTGATGGCGACAGCATTACGCTGAACGCGGGGGATTACGATGTGCGGAACCATCAGGTCACCTTCCAGGGTGACCGGGACGGGGTCACGTATTCCAAAGAAATCGGCTTCACGGTAAGCAAGTAA
- a CDS encoding YDG domain-containing protein, which yields MNKHNMVTISISILKKVTRPWSAVTFLALMALGGCMNPLSERSSSGGGFTDTVPDGYGRVTVSLAGAGARTLYPAAEDFGAIILSFQGPVGAAIPKPMPVIDGSASVDLALGAWTITATAYTKATSTVAAAWGSAKTTIGAGENPALGITLSPYTGDNAAKGTLRYAISIGAIDQTKLDSAKITVTKTNGDDPDVTAGTGALTWDKDAGGKGKYAGTVDLDAGYYLVQVKLTRGGLSATRSWVAHLYPGLETLATYDFSEADLKPALMGTVSLDGLPIYGEELTAVTTDLEAGPGDLSYVWKRGDIAAGEEAEIDDENAATYTLTAADVDKHIVVEVSRAGYDGNKRADIGPVARRLLTVKKAEAMDRFYDGSETVTVTIKAGNVVGDDEVSITAEGAVDSANAGADKKNVTISNIVLIGDDADNYAAPVSITGVEVTISKAPITPVVEVESFTAPGEPDPQLESGNLGSGGVSYTYATAEDGEYDRKAPEKAGTYWVKAAVAETTNYQGAESEAVSFTIHPAGKPITAWMENHAIVTDAPNTVILSRAGDSGKAKALFVTVKDSEKADSYQWSIGGVVQEEETDSSFAFDSADWDIGKYRLTLQVVKGGVPYSTIISITVGN from the coding sequence ATGAACAAACACAATATGGTCACCATTTCCATTTCCATTCTGAAAAAGGTGACCCGACCTTGGTCGGCAGTCACCTTTCTGGCGCTGATGGCCCTGGGGGGGTGTATGAATCCCCTGTCAGAGCGGTCCTCCTCCGGCGGCGGCTTCACGGATACGGTTCCCGATGGCTACGGGCGGGTGACGGTCTCCCTGGCAGGGGCCGGGGCGCGGACCCTGTACCCTGCGGCGGAGGACTTTGGCGCCATTATCCTGAGTTTCCAGGGGCCTGTGGGGGCTGCTATCCCTAAGCCTATGCCGGTCATCGACGGTTCCGCTTCGGTGGACCTGGCCCTGGGGGCCTGGACCATTACTGCCACGGCGTATACCAAGGCCACGTCGACCGTGGCGGCGGCATGGGGCAGCGCGAAAACCACCATCGGCGCCGGGGAGAACCCGGCGCTGGGCATCACCCTGTCGCCCTATACGGGGGACAACGCGGCGAAGGGAACGCTGCGCTATGCCATCAGCATTGGCGCTATTGACCAGACGAAGCTTGATTCCGCCAAGATAACGGTTACAAAAACGAACGGGGACGACCCGGACGTGACTGCCGGCACTGGTGCCTTAACCTGGGACAAGGATGCAGGCGGCAAAGGCAAGTATGCGGGCACTGTCGACCTGGACGCCGGTTATTATCTGGTGCAGGTCAAGCTGACCCGTGGGGGATTGAGCGCCACCCGCAGCTGGGTGGCCCATCTCTACCCCGGCCTGGAAACCCTGGCGACCTATGACTTTAGCGAGGCGGACCTGAAGCCCGCCCTGATGGGCACGGTGAGCCTGGACGGTTTGCCGATCTATGGCGAGGAACTGACGGCGGTTACCACTGACCTGGAAGCGGGACCCGGCGACCTGAGCTATGTCTGGAAACGGGGCGACATAGCGGCGGGCGAGGAAGCGGAGATTGACGACGAGAACGCCGCCACCTATACCCTGACCGCCGCCGATGTGGACAAGCATATCGTCGTGGAAGTGAGCCGCGCAGGTTACGACGGCAACAAACGAGCCGACATAGGCCCGGTGGCCAGGCGGCTCCTCACCGTTAAGAAGGCGGAGGCTATGGACCGGTTTTATGACGGCTCGGAAACGGTGACTGTCACCATCAAGGCGGGAAACGTGGTGGGCGACGACGAGGTCTCCATCACCGCGGAAGGGGCGGTGGACAGCGCCAACGCCGGGGCGGACAAGAAGAATGTTACCATTAGCAATATCGTTCTGATCGGGGACGATGCGGATAACTACGCCGCGCCTGTAAGCATTACCGGCGTTGAGGTGACCATCAGCAAGGCGCCGATTACCCCGGTGGTGGAGGTGGAATCCTTCACCGCGCCGGGGGAGCCTGACCCGCAACTGGAGAGCGGCAATCTGGGGAGCGGCGGCGTGTCGTACACCTACGCCACTGCGGAAGACGGCGAGTACGACAGGAAGGCTCCCGAAAAGGCCGGGACCTATTGGGTCAAGGCGGCGGTGGCGGAAACCACGAACTACCAGGGCGCTGAGAGCGAAGCGGTGTCCTTCACCATACACCCCGCCGGGAAGCCGATCACCGCCTGGATGGAGAACCATGCCATCGTTACCGACGCGCCCAATACGGTGATCCTTTCGAGGGCCGGGGATAGCGGCAAGGCAAAGGCTCTCTTCGTTACGGTGAAGGACAGTGAGAAAGCCGACAGCTACCAGTGGAGCATAGGCGGGGTGGTGCAGGAGGAGGAAACCGATTCGTCCTTTGCGTTTGACAGCGCCGACTGGGACATCGGGAAGTACCGGCTAACGCTGCAGGTGGTGAAGGGCGGCGTGCCGTATTCAACAATAATTAGCATTACGGTTGGGAACTAG